In the Acidovorax sp. A79 genome, one interval contains:
- a CDS encoding amino acid ABC transporter permease gives MTYEFDFASVLANWPQFLEGAWMTILLSFPATVIGFVGGTLLAIGRRSDQRWLVRACGAYVEVLRNTPLLVQVFLVFFGLASLGFKVSAFAAALLTLVINVAAYTCEIMRAGMDSIHKGQIEAAECLGLTRRQVYWHVVLRPAMEKVYPALTSQFVLLMLASSITSQISVEELTAVAARVQSETFRPFEAYILVAVAYLALSLLMRLGLWVFGQIVFTRQRKLGSAK, from the coding sequence ATGACCTACGAGTTCGACTTTGCCAGCGTGCTGGCCAACTGGCCCCAGTTTCTGGAAGGGGCGTGGATGACCATCCTGCTGTCCTTCCCTGCCACCGTGATCGGTTTTGTGGGCGGCACGCTGCTGGCCATTGGCCGGCGCAGCGACCAGCGCTGGCTGGTGCGGGCCTGCGGTGCGTATGTGGAGGTGCTGCGCAACACGCCGCTGCTGGTGCAGGTGTTTCTGGTGTTCTTTGGCCTGGCCAGCCTGGGCTTCAAGGTATCGGCGTTTGCTGCGGCGCTGCTGACGCTGGTGATCAACGTGGCGGCCTACACCTGCGAAATCATGCGGGCGGGCATGGATTCGATCCACAAGGGCCAGATCGAGGCGGCCGAGTGCCTGGGCCTCACGCGCCGGCAGGTGTACTGGCATGTGGTGCTGCGCCCGGCGATGGAGAAGGTGTACCCCGCGCTCACCAGCCAGTTCGTGCTGCTGATGCTGGCCTCGTCCATCACCTCGCAGATCTCGGTGGAGGAACTCACGGCCGTGGCGGCGCGGGTGCAGTCGGAGACCTTCCGCCCGTTTGAGGCTTACATCCTGGTGGCGGTGGCGTATCTGGCGCTGTCGCTGTTAATGCGGCTGGGGCTGTGGGTGTTCGGGCAGATCGTGTTCACGCGCCAACGCAAATTGGGGAGCGCTAAATGA
- a CDS encoding LacI family DNA-binding transcriptional regulator, with translation MAQTPPNPSNPSSPRSPRIPDIAQLSGVSTATVDRVLNQRSGVRNATAQRVLQAAATLGYLPQAELHAALQPQPLRLMVLIPEGSNRFLQMLGDVIGYAQDHWAPFNVRCQAAYIESFNPDALAKALLHYGKRCDGIAFMALEHPVVREAVAQLAEQGVPTVTLISDLSNSRRVAYVGLDNRAAGRTAAYLIARFMGPLAHSRKAHVAMIVGSLRYRAHEEREAGFLHLFEEQFPLVQVVGVREGQDDAERNYRQARALLEQHDDLAGIYNIGGGAEGIGRALKEAGADRKIVFIGHGLTPDTRALLIDGTMDAVITQNPQGAVMNCVRIFANLRDGREPTSGVETTRSQVIFRENLP, from the coding sequence ATGGCCCAAACCCCGCCCAATCCCAGCAACCCCAGTAGTCCCCGCAGCCCGCGCATCCCCGACATCGCCCAGCTGTCCGGCGTCTCCACCGCCACGGTCGACCGGGTGCTGAACCAGCGGTCGGGCGTGCGTAACGCCACCGCGCAGCGGGTGCTGCAGGCCGCAGCCACCCTGGGCTACCTGCCGCAGGCCGAGCTGCACGCAGCGCTGCAACCCCAGCCCCTGCGCCTGATGGTGCTGATCCCCGAGGGCAGCAACCGCTTTCTGCAAATGTTGGGCGACGTGATCGGCTACGCCCAAGACCACTGGGCACCGTTCAATGTGCGCTGCCAAGCGGCGTACATCGAAAGCTTCAACCCCGACGCGCTGGCCAAAGCGCTGCTGCACTACGGCAAGCGCTGCGACGGCATCGCCTTCATGGCGCTGGAGCACCCCGTGGTGCGCGAGGCAGTGGCCCAGCTGGCAGAGCAGGGCGTGCCCACCGTCACGCTGATCTCGGATTTATCCAACTCGCGCCGCGTGGCCTACGTGGGCCTGGACAACCGCGCCGCAGGCCGCACCGCCGCCTACCTCATCGCCCGCTTCATGGGCCCCCTGGCCCACAGCCGCAAGGCGCATGTGGCGATGATTGTTGGATCACTGCGCTACCGCGCCCACGAGGAGCGCGAGGCGGGCTTTTTGCACCTGTTTGAAGAACAGTTCCCCCTGGTGCAGGTGGTGGGCGTGCGCGAAGGCCAGGACGACGCCGAACGCAACTACCGCCAAGCCCGCGCGCTGCTGGAGCAGCACGACGACCTGGCAGGCATCTACAACATCGGCGGCGGGGCCGAAGGCATTGGGCGGGCGCTGAAAGAGGCGGGTGCGGATCGCAAGATCGTGTTCATCGGCCACGGCCTCACACCGGATACGCGGGCGCTGCTGATCGACGGGACGATGGATGCGGTGATCACCCAGAACCCGCAGGGCGCGGTGATGAACTGTGTGCGGATTTTTGCCAACCTACGGGACGGGCGGGAGCCGACGAGCGGGGTGGAGACGACGCGGAGTCAGGTGATTTTTCGGGAGAATTTGCCGTAG
- a CDS encoding DUF262 domain-containing protein produces the protein MATRSNLVNLDALIKREDFAASNEATTFETVNTISLRDFTPGGLIGPSLRKPDFQRETNHWVPDQVVSLLECFVNGDLIPSVILWQSPTYLFVIDGGHRLSVIKAWVEDDYGDGAISQSFFGYQISADQKKAADRTRELVAERVGKWQHYLARSNDTNLEPEERRKLSTAISRGIPIQWVRGDADKAENSFFKINTKGTPLDDLEELLLSNRRKPVPIAARAIIRAGKGHRYWSAFEQDVAKRIEESARNLHISLFDPELQTPIKTLDLPLGGPKGVRTALQVLIDVILIAIRNQQGLPKEVSNQEDDLDGSATVQVLDKTLRLIRRLTGNDGGSLGLHPAVYFYGPTGRHSGAMFMGTVTLLAKKIANGDGEFFKKFTSVRPQLEHLLIEQKDLVATILQKHSSKSRIDRYASVLDQTIRTLIEGKSVGEGDLVNFAGLEGKIITGATDSSPKKFSDDSKSEVFIRTALASAVKCPICDGYLDTIKSVSYDHIKRAEDGGAATAKNLQLTHPYCNQSIKN, from the coding sequence ATGGCCACACGCTCTAACCTGGTAAACCTCGATGCGCTGATTAAGCGTGAGGATTTCGCAGCTTCTAATGAAGCAACCACATTTGAAACGGTGAACACAATATCGTTGCGTGACTTCACACCGGGTGGGCTTATTGGACCGAGCTTGCGTAAACCAGACTTTCAACGTGAAACAAATCACTGGGTGCCCGACCAAGTTGTTTCCTTATTGGAGTGCTTTGTAAATGGGGACCTCATCCCTTCAGTCATTTTGTGGCAATCCCCTACATATCTTTTTGTCATTGATGGCGGACACCGCCTTAGCGTTATCAAGGCGTGGGTTGAAGACGACTATGGCGACGGGGCCATATCTCAATCATTCTTTGGCTATCAGATATCGGCAGATCAAAAAAAGGCCGCGGACCGCACACGCGAGTTAGTGGCAGAACGTGTGGGAAAGTGGCAGCATTATTTGGCGCGCAGCAACGACACCAATCTTGAGCCGGAAGAGAGGCGAAAGTTGAGCACAGCGATTTCTCGCGGCATTCCAATCCAATGGGTGCGCGGGGACGCTGATAAAGCGGAAAACTCTTTTTTTAAGATCAATACAAAAGGCACGCCGCTCGACGACCTTGAGGAACTCTTACTCAGCAATCGACGCAAACCAGTACCAATCGCAGCGCGAGCGATTATTCGAGCCGGAAAAGGACACCGATATTGGTCAGCATTTGAGCAGGATGTTGCAAAGAGAATTGAAGAATCCGCCAGAAACCTCCATATCTCCTTATTCGACCCTGAACTGCAAACACCAATTAAAACTCTTGACCTCCCTCTTGGAGGCCCCAAAGGCGTTCGCACCGCACTACAAGTTCTTATCGATGTGATTTTGATCGCTATTCGCAATCAGCAGGGTCTACCAAAAGAGGTGAGCAATCAAGAGGACGATCTGGACGGATCTGCAACTGTGCAAGTTCTGGATAAAACGCTGCGCTTGATACGCCGCCTAACGGGAAATGATGGAGGGAGTCTTGGATTGCATCCCGCCGTTTATTTTTACGGACCAACTGGTCGGCATTCCGGCGCCATGTTCATGGGAACGGTGACTTTGCTTGCAAAAAAAATTGCCAACGGCGACGGGGAGTTTTTCAAGAAATTCACCTCTGTCCGCCCTCAGTTAGAACATCTACTGATCGAACAAAAAGATTTGGTTGCCACCATCCTACAGAAGCATAGTAGCAAATCACGTATCGACCGTTATGCTTCGGTTCTAGATCAGACCATTCGCACTCTAATTGAGGGTAAATCTGTTGGCGAAGGCGATCTAGTCAATTTCGCAGGCTTGGAGGGAAAGATTATCACAGGCGCTACTGATTCTTCGCCTAAAAAATTCTCTGATGACTCCAAGAGCGAAGTGTTCATTCGGACGGCTCTTGCTTCCGCTGTGAAATGCCCGATCTGCGATGGTTACCTCGATACGATTAAATCGGTTTCCTACGATCACATAAAGCGTGCAGAGGATGGTGGGGCCGCAACAGCAAAAAATTTACAATTAACTCACCCCTATTGCAATCAATCTATAAAAAACTGA
- a CDS encoding DUF1731 domain-containing protein translates to MAPEVVMQARFAQALAASFGRRAWLRMPGMPLRAALREMSSLLLDGQNAVPRAALARGYRFVHLRLGGALAELAGTERTDEGLVHAE, encoded by the coding sequence GTGGCGCCTGAGGTTGTGATGCAGGCCAGGTTTGCGCAGGCGCTGGCTGCATCGTTTGGGCGACGTGCCTGGCTGCGCATGCCGGGGATGCCGTTGCGGGCCGCGCTGAGGGAAATGTCTAGCCTGCTGCTCGACGGGCAGAACGCCGTGCCGCGCGCCGCGCTGGCGCGTGGCTACCGGTTTGTGCATCTGCGGCTGGGTGGTGCGCTGGCAGAACTTGCGGGAACTGAAAGGACCGACGAGGGGTTGGTTCACGCAGAATAG
- a CDS encoding DMT family transporter, translating into MPWKHWSAERLGLILAILAALGFSFKAIFVKLAYAVPQAVPVDSVTLLCLRMAFSVPVFAWVGWRASRNLAPLTRRDWLLVIALGLLGYYGASILDFIGLQYITASLERLILFTYPTLTILIGVLFMGKRASRREMGALLLSYAGIGLAFAHDLHIVGDTHAVLIGAGFVFGSAVSYAFYQAGSEPAIRRLGAARFTALAMLVSTVATLAHFIVSQPAGSLVQPAPVYLHALGMAIFSTVLPVFMTSAAIRRIGAAQTALVGTLGPILTIFFGCWLLDEPLSWPQMAGAGLVLAGVLLIGQRGARMVPLPPQGIPSHPTAQPSAKSV; encoded by the coding sequence ATGCCCTGGAAACACTGGTCCGCCGAACGCCTCGGCCTCATCCTCGCCATCCTGGCCGCGCTGGGCTTCTCCTTCAAAGCCATCTTCGTGAAGCTGGCCTATGCCGTGCCCCAGGCCGTCCCTGTGGATTCCGTCACCCTGCTGTGCCTGCGCATGGCGTTTTCCGTGCCCGTGTTCGCCTGGGTGGGCTGGCGCGCCAGCCGCAACCTGGCCCCGCTCACCCGGCGCGACTGGCTGCTGGTGATCGCGCTGGGCCTGCTGGGCTACTACGGCGCGAGCATCCTCGACTTCATCGGCCTGCAGTACATCACCGCCAGCCTGGAGCGGCTGATCCTGTTCACCTACCCCACGCTCACCATCCTGATCGGCGTGCTGTTCATGGGCAAGCGGGCATCCCGGCGCGAGATGGGGGCGCTGCTGCTGTCCTACGCGGGCATCGGCCTGGCCTTCGCGCACGACTTGCACATTGTGGGCGACACGCACGCCGTGCTCATCGGCGCGGGCTTCGTGTTCGGCTCGGCCGTGTCGTACGCGTTCTACCAGGCGGGCAGCGAGCCCGCCATCCGGCGCCTGGGCGCGGCACGCTTCACTGCGCTGGCGATGCTGGTCTCCACGGTCGCCACGCTGGCGCATTTCATCGTGTCCCAGCCCGCGGGCTCCCTGGTGCAGCCTGCCCCGGTCTACCTGCACGCGCTGGGCATGGCCATTTTCTCGACCGTGCTGCCGGTATTCATGACCTCGGCGGCCATCCGCCGCATCGGCGCAGCCCAAACCGCGCTGGTGGGCACGCTGGGCCCCATCCTCACGATCTTCTTCGGTTGCTGGCTGCTGGACGAGCCCTTGTCGTGGCCACAGATGGCCGGCGCGGGGCTGGTGCTGGCGGGGGTGTTGTTGATCGGCCAGCGGGGCGCCCGGATGGTGCCGCTGCCACCTCAGGGCATTCCTTCACACCCGACTGCACAGCCGAGCGCCAAGTCGGTCTGA
- a CDS encoding LysR family transcriptional regulator, with the protein MTYDLIDLRLFVAIAEERNLTRGAARACLAPSSASHRLRRLEEALNTALFERQTRGLVLTRAGEALLRNARQVLASIEQMHANLSPFATGIRGHVSLWANTHATHTFLPDDLAGFLKRHPQLSVSLEERTSADIVVAVASGEIEVGVLADSGSGAGVELAPYRQDRLVLIVPAGHVLAGRAKVGFAEVLDHAFVMLHAGSAIHTFTMNAAAELGRHLDVRIQVRSFEAVCRMVGAGVGIGLVPRGAALQVAGLSEPPVVVEMDEPWAQRDLQICVRKGAVLSGFAQALVAHLRLGAGPLG; encoded by the coding sequence TTGACCTATGACCTGATCGATCTGCGCCTTTTTGTCGCCATTGCCGAAGAGCGCAACCTCACGCGCGGCGCCGCGCGCGCCTGCCTGGCGCCGTCGTCGGCCAGCCACCGGCTGCGGCGCCTGGAGGAGGCGCTGAACACCGCGCTCTTCGAGCGCCAGACCCGGGGCCTCGTGCTCACCCGTGCGGGCGAGGCGCTGCTGCGCAATGCCCGCCAGGTGCTGGCCAGCATCGAGCAGATGCATGCCAACCTCTCGCCGTTTGCCACCGGCATCCGCGGCCACGTGAGCCTGTGGGCCAACACGCATGCCACGCACACCTTCCTGCCCGACGACCTGGCGGGTTTCCTGAAGCGGCATCCGCAGCTGAGCGTGAGCCTGGAGGAGCGCACCAGCGCGGACATCGTGGTGGCGGTGGCCAGCGGCGAGATCGAGGTGGGCGTGCTGGCCGACAGCGGCTCGGGCGCGGGGGTGGAGCTGGCCCCGTACCGGCAGGACCGCCTGGTGCTCATCGTGCCGGCGGGCCATGTGCTGGCCGGGCGGGCAAAGGTGGGGTTCGCCGAGGTGCTCGACCACGCGTTTGTCATGCTGCACGCAGGCTCGGCCATCCACACCTTCACGATGAATGCCGCCGCCGAACTGGGCCGGCACCTGGACGTGCGCATCCAGGTGCGCAGCTTCGAGGCGGTGTGCCGCATGGTCGGGGCGGGCGTGGGCATCGGGCTGGTGCCGCGCGGCGCGGCCTTGCAGGTGGCGGGGCTGAGCGAGCCGCCGGTGGTGGTCGAGATGGACGAGCCCTGGGCTCAGCGCGACCTGCAGATCTGTGTGCGCAAGGGGGCGGTGCTGTCGGGTTTTGCCCAGGCGCTGGTGGCGCACCTGCGCCTGGGCGCGGGGCCCTTGGGCTGA
- a CDS encoding DeoR/GlpR family DNA-binding transcription regulator: MLTTQRKQLLLDRLRRDGQIVAKAFSEELGISEDTVRRDLRELAAEGLLQRVHGGALPASAAVGSLRAREQLAPEDKRALGRAGAALVRPGQVVILDGGTTSLQVVLHLPLHLRATVVTHSPAVAVALAGHLQIEVLVLGGRLFRHSMVNVGASVVEAAAQLRADLYLMGVTGVHAEAGLTTGDFEEAAVKRALHQRAAETVVLASADKLGAASPFTIAPLGELAALVVPASTPAALRKKLQAGGVTVTTAAAA; this comes from the coding sequence ATGCTGACCACACAACGCAAGCAACTCCTGCTCGACCGCCTTCGGCGGGATGGACAGATCGTGGCCAAGGCCTTCAGCGAAGAGCTGGGCATTTCGGAAGACACCGTGCGGCGCGACCTGCGCGAACTGGCCGCCGAGGGCCTGCTGCAGCGCGTGCATGGCGGCGCCCTGCCCGCCTCGGCCGCCGTGGGCAGCCTGCGGGCCCGTGAGCAGCTGGCCCCTGAAGACAAACGCGCCCTGGGCCGTGCCGGGGCGGCCCTGGTGCGGCCGGGCCAGGTGGTGATCCTCGACGGTGGCACCACCTCGCTGCAGGTGGTGTTGCACCTGCCGCTGCACCTGCGCGCCACCGTGGTCACGCACAGCCCCGCCGTGGCCGTGGCATTGGCCGGCCACCTGCAGATCGAGGTACTGGTGCTGGGCGGCCGCCTCTTCCGCCACTCGATGGTGAACGTGGGCGCCAGCGTGGTCGAGGCCGCCGCGCAGCTGCGCGCGGACCTGTACCTGATGGGCGTGACCGGCGTGCATGCCGAAGCGGGCCTGACCACGGGCGATTTCGAGGAGGCCGCCGTGAAACGCGCCCTGCACCAGCGCGCGGCCGAAACCGTGGTGCTGGCATCCGCCGACAAGCTGGGCGCGGCATCGCCCTTCACGATTGCGCCCCTCGGCGAACTGGCGGCCCTGGTGGTGCCCGCGTCCACGCCCGCCGCACTGCGCAAGAAGCTGCAGGCGGGCGGCGTCACGGTGACCACTGCAGCCGCCGCCTGA
- a CDS encoding DUF4406 domain-containing protein, with protein sequence MPAPSDTDFPLLVLIAGPYLSGTDGDADRIAANRARLEAAALPIYERGHLPLLGEWLALPIIHAAGGREPGDAVFHAYQYPVAERLLARCDAVLRLPGASRGADMDVARARARGLPVFHHVDELPRRQAGARGHAA encoded by the coding sequence ATGCCCGCCCCTTCCGACACTGACTTTCCGCTGCTGGTGCTGATCGCCGGTCCGTACCTCTCTGGCACCGACGGCGACGCGGACCGCATCGCCGCCAACCGGGCCCGCCTGGAGGCGGCCGCGCTGCCGATCTACGAGCGCGGCCATCTGCCCCTGCTGGGCGAGTGGCTGGCATTGCCCATCATCCATGCGGCGGGCGGGCGCGAGCCGGGCGATGCCGTCTTCCATGCCTACCAGTACCCCGTGGCAGAGCGGCTGCTGGCGCGCTGCGATGCCGTGCTGCGCCTGCCCGGCGCGTCGCGCGGCGCGGACATGGACGTGGCGCGGGCCCGGGCGCGCGGGCTGCCCGTGTTCCACCACGTCGATGAGCTGCCCCGGCGCCAGGCTGGCGCGCGGGGGCATGCCGCATGA
- a CDS encoding NUDIX domain-containing protein, which translates to MSRPVPAVPIAELSAGAEHVKLLDVQLLSDNWYVLRKVSFSLRRRDGQWQTLSREAYDRGNGAALLLFDPRRGTVVLTRQFRLPAFLNGCADGLLVEACAGLLDGDDPETCIRREAQEETGYRVRQPRKVFEAYMSPGSVTEKLHFFIAEYEPQDRVRAGGGLVNEGEDIEVIEMPLAEALAGIAGGAIQDGKTIMLLQHVALQQQFATV; encoded by the coding sequence ATGAGCCGCCCGGTGCCCGCCGTGCCCATCGCCGAGCTCAGTGCCGGCGCGGAGCACGTGAAGCTGCTGGACGTGCAACTGCTGTCCGACAACTGGTACGTGCTGCGCAAGGTCAGTTTTTCGCTGCGCCGGCGCGACGGCCAGTGGCAGACGCTGAGCCGCGAGGCCTATGACCGGGGCAACGGCGCGGCGCTGCTGCTGTTCGACCCGCGCAGGGGCACGGTGGTGCTCACGCGCCAGTTCCGGCTGCCGGCCTTCCTCAATGGGTGCGCGGACGGATTGCTGGTCGAGGCCTGCGCCGGGCTGCTTGACGGGGACGACCCCGAGACCTGCATCCGCCGCGAGGCGCAGGAGGAAACCGGCTACCGCGTGCGCCAGCCGCGCAAGGTGTTCGAGGCGTACATGAGCCCGGGTTCGGTCACCGAGAAGCTGCACTTCTTCATTGCCGAGTACGAGCCGCAGGACCGCGTGCGGGCCGGAGGCGGCCTGGTGAACGAGGGCGAGGACATCGAGGTCATCGAGATGCCGCTGGCCGAGGCCCTGGCGGGCATCGCCGGGGGCGCCATCCAGGACGGAAAGACGATCATGCTGCTGCAGCATGTGGCGCTGCAGCAGCAATTTGCTACTGTTTAG
- a CDS encoding GlsB/YeaQ/YmgE family stress response membrane protein, giving the protein MLSILGTIIVGFIVGLIARAVKPGDDKLGLIMTTVLGVAGSLAASYVGSAMGWYAPGAPAGWIASVAGAIVLLVIYGLVKKKA; this is encoded by the coding sequence ATGCTGTCCATCCTCGGAACCATCATCGTCGGCTTCATCGTCGGGCTGATCGCGCGCGCCGTGAAGCCCGGCGACGACAAGCTGGGCTTGATCATGACCACCGTGCTGGGCGTTGCCGGGTCGCTGGCGGCAAGCTATGTGGGCAGCGCCATGGGCTGGTACGCACCCGGCGCGCCCGCCGGATGGATCGCGTCGGTGGCCGGTGCCATCGTGCTGCTGGTGATCTACGGGCTGGTCAAGAAGAAGGCCTAG